AACCGTTTATTACTGTTTATCGCGAAAGCATGTTATTGAAACTGATTGGCGTACATTTAAAGCGACGTGGTTAAATTTTCTATTTATGAGCGATGGCTGTTTACTGATTGGTAAAAAACGCCATCAAGTTGTGCAGTTTTTAGAAACTGGTTATGCCAAATTAGGCAAGCGCGTCGATTGATGCGCTTGTGAATTTGATAACGTGTCTTGCTTATTACGTTAATTGTATTTTCAACTAAATTTCACCGTTGCAGTGCATCCTGCGGTATTTGTATTCTCAATTAAGTTAAACCGCCAGCTATAGCGCTGACAAATATCTTGTACTAGTGTTAATCCAACACCGAATCCTTCATACCCCCTTGGTTTTTCATTAAGGCCAACACCTGCATCAATAACACTTAAACTACTTTTTGTTAGCTTAATAATTATGTCGCTATTTTCAGAGCAGTTTATCGCGTTAATAAGTAGGTTGTTGATTAATGACTCTAGTAGTAGAGGTTCTACAAAAAGATTTACAGTATCTGAAAGGTAAGTTGTCACACTACAATTATTGGCGTGTAAAAGGTGACTGTGTTGATTAGTTATTTTTTCTATTAGTGATTGTGTTATTTGAACTGGCTTTTCAATAATATCTTGTTGTCTTGCTAGCAATAGCAATACATTGGTTAGCTGCTCCATTTCGTTAACTGCACTTGATATACGTGAGAGTTGTTTTTTGCTTGCGTACTCTGAACGGTGTAATAAGCTAACGCTTCCTTTAATAACTGTCATGGGAGTTCGAATTTCGTGGCTGATGTAGCGCGTAAAATTTTTTTCACGTGTAAGAGCGTTATTTATTCGGCTGCGATACGTGTTTATTGCGGTAATCATATTTGCGAGCTCATATGATACTTCGCCATCAATTGAGATTGACGAAAAGTCATGGTTTGTGGATTGGTTTAGTAGCCTAGCGCAATCCGAAAATGGCTGTGCCAAGCGGTTTGCGATTTTTTGAATGGCAATACCTGCTAGTAAAAAAACGATTACACCAATTAATAACAAACCGATTTCAATGAGTGCAAAAGACGCGTCACTCCACTCAGTTGCGTCAATATTGAGTACTGCCCACACTAGCTTCTCACCTTGTGGTGAGGAAATCGTTTGTGAGAGTACCGCGAGTTCTGAGTCATCTTCAAAGTGAAAGGATTCGAGCCCCTCACTATTTGGCGCTAAACGACGTTTTACTTCATGGGGTAAATTAGTGTATTCATCGTATAACGTTAATAACGGATCAATTTTGAGAGTACCTTGCTCGCCTTTTTCAAACCGTTGGAAATGATAAGGAGCAGTAATGCTCAGTAAATGCATACTGTTTTGGTTTTCGGTTGCGAGAATCGTCAACTTAAAAATAAAGCCGTAGAGCAATAATATTATCAACGCGACAATCTGATAAATGCGGCTAATTTTTTTGGCAATGGGCAGTGGGTTATTCGACATTTAGTTTATATCCGACTTTAGGAATTGTGATAATCATTTCACTTTCAAAATGTTGATTAAGGTTACTGCGCAATAAGTAAATATGTTTTCGTAAAATGTCTTGATCAGGTAAGTCATCAGGCCATAGCACGTCTTCAATTGTCGATTTGCTTACTACATTGGGATAGTTGTTCATTAAGCACAATAGAATTTTATAACAGCTTGGATTGAGCTTGATTAGTTGCTCTTCTCTGTAAACAAGATGTTCGTCGCGTTTAAGTTTCAAAGGGCCTATCACAAGTTCATTGCTGGAAAATAACCGTTGCTGAGCTCTTCTGTGTAGTGCATTAACTCTTGCATCAA
This region of Pseudoalteromonas spongiae UST010723-006 genomic DNA includes:
- a CDS encoding sensor histidine kinase, with the protein product MSNNPLPIAKKISRIYQIVALIILLLYGFIFKLTILATENQNSMHLLSITAPYHFQRFEKGEQGTLKIDPLLTLYDEYTNLPHEVKRRLAPNSEGLESFHFEDDSELAVLSQTISSPQGEKLVWAVLNIDATEWSDASFALIEIGLLLIGVIVFLLAGIAIQKIANRLAQPFSDCARLLNQSTNHDFSSISIDGEVSYELANMITAINTYRSRINNALTREKNFTRYISHEIRTPMTVIKGSVSLLHRSEYASKKQLSRISSAVNEMEQLTNVLLLLARQQDIIEKPVQITQSLIEKITNQHSHLLHANNCSVTTYLSDTVNLFVEPLLLESLINNLLINAINCSENSDIIIKLTKSSLSVIDAGVGLNEKPRGYEGFGVGLTLVQDICQRYSWRFNLIENTNTAGCTATVKFS
- a CDS encoding response regulator transcription factor is translated as MLKILLVEDNKQVADIIFEYFEALDYELDYAATGTLGLKLAEQHTFDVIILDVMLPGIDGIGVCQALRANGNDTPIIMLTARDTQQDELLGLSTGADDYIVKPFDLTLLDARVNALHRRAQQRLFSSNELVIGPLKLKRDEHLVYREEQLIKLNPSCYKILLCLMNNYPNVVSKSTIEDVLWPDDLPDQDILRKHIYLLRSNLNQHFESEMIITIPKVGYKLNVE